A section of the Schistosoma haematobium chromosome ZW, whole genome shotgun sequence genome encodes:
- the DYNC1I2_4 gene encoding Cytoplasmic dynein 1 intermediate chain 2 (EggNog:ENOG410VCZ9~COG:Z) produces MNIINQFMFCLLNPDYLRSYKVERISSLLYYHYQFLLSSVIFYSDFISLNLYFRSTKRTPVQRTPLSASAHTHPVHAVMIAGSLNAHNLLSISSDGKLCTWSLDMLGQPQQAMELTHRQARTVAATCMSFVDENVNNFLVGSEDGRAYAGSRHGNQAGISDAFEGHQAPITSISSHPLRDSVTISPLFLTTSLDWSIKLWSVKETRLICSFEEASDYVFDAHWSPMHPAVFATVDCTGGLDLWNLNQNSEVSF; encoded by the exons atgaatattataaatcagTTTATGTTTTGCCTTTTAAATCCAGATTATTTGAGGTCTTATAAAGTGGAGAGAATCTCATCAttactttattatcattatcagttTTTGTTATCAAGTGTGATATTTTACTCGGATTTCATTTctcttaatttatattttagatCAACCAAGCGAACACCGGTACAACGGACACCATTATCAGCAAGTGCACATACACATCCAGTTCATGCAGTTATGATTGCAGGATCATTGAATGCACACAATTTGTTAAGTATAAGTTCTGATGGAAAATTATGTACATGGAGTTTAGATATGCTGGGTCAACCTCAACAAGCCATGGAATTAACACATAGGCAAGCTCGTACTGTAGCTGCAACATGCATGTCATTCGTAGATGAGAATGTTAACAATTTTTTGGTTGGGTCAGAAGATGGACGAGCTTATGCTGGTTCGCGGCATGGAAA TCAAGCAGGTATCAGCGATGCTTTTGAAGGTCATCAGGCTCCTATCACATCAATTTCATCTCATCCACTCAGAGATTCTGTGACAATTTCACCACTGTTTCTTACTACTTCTCTTGATTGGTCCATAAAACTGTGGTCTGTCAAGGAAACCCGTCTTATATGTTCATTTGAAGAAGCTTCAGATTATGTTTTTGATGCTCATTGGTCGCCTATGCATCCAGCTGTATTTGCAACTGTCGATTGTACAGGAGGCCTTGATTTATGGAATTTAAACCAAAACAGCGAAGTAAGTTTTTGA
- the STIP1 gene encoding Stress-induced-phosphoprotein 1 (EggNog:ENOG410V674~COG:O): protein MGRAEADSEKEKGNDAYKKKDFEAAITHYDNAIKLDPTCITYYTNKAAVYYEKGEYDKCVEICEEAVEIGRENRADFKLIAKAFARAAHACEKKEDYPNAKKYYDKSLSESKQPDVEKSARALENRMKEMERLAYINPEMSEMEKVKGNECYQKGDYPAAIKHYTEAIKRNPSDAKLYSNRAACYTKLMEFPLAVSDCNKCIEADPKFIKGYLRKGAACNAMKDFTQARKAFRKALELDPDCSEAREGLSQSYTNDDDPEAARKRAMNDPEIASILSDPAMRLILDQMSDPTALRAHLNNPEIASKLMKLIDAGLISFR, encoded by the exons ATGGGGCGTGCAGAAGCAGATAGTGAGAAAGAAAAGGGTAATGACGCTTATAAAAAAAAGGACTTCGAAGCTGCGATCACACATTACGACAATGCAATAAAACTTGACCCAACGTGCATAACGTACTACACAAACAAAGCTGCAGTGTATTACGAGAAAGGTGAATATGATAAGTGCGTGGAGATATGTGAAGAGGCTGTTGAGATAGGCAGAGAAAACAGAGCCGACTTTAAATTGATAGCCAAAGCATTCGCGCGTGCTGCTCATGCTTGTGAGAAAAAAGAGGATTATCCTAATGCAAAAAAATATTACGACAAGTCACTGTCCGAATCTAAGCAACCAGATGTTGAGAAGAGTGCTCGAGCTTTAGAAAATCGTATGAAGGAAATGGAAAGGTTAGCATATATTAACCCAGAGATGTCAGAAATGGAGAAAGTCAAGGGAAACGAATGTTATCAGAAGGGTGATTACCCAGCTGCCATAAAACATTACACTGAGGCTATAAAGAGAAATCCATCTGACGCAAAACTGTATAGTAATCGTGCAGCATGTTACACAAAGTTAATGGAGTTTCCTTTAGCGGTTAGTGATTGTAATAAGTGCATCGAGGCAGAtccgaaatttatcaaaggttACCTGAGGAAAGGAGCAGCATGCAATGCTATGAAAGATTTTACTCAAGCAAGGAAGGCTTTTCG GAAAGCTCTAGAGCTAGATCCAGATTGTTCGGAAGCTAGAGAAGGTCTCAGTCAATCATATACAAATGATGACGATCCAGAAGCTGCTCGCAAGCGTGCTATGAACGATCCTGAAATAGCTTCCATCTTGTCCGATCCAGCCATGCGCCTTATTCTAGATCAGATGTCAGATCCTACTGCACTTCGTGCACACCTTAATAACCCAGAGATAGCATCCAAACTAATGAAGCTCATCGATGCCGGCTTAATTTCATTTCGGTGA